A portion of the Pseudarthrobacter defluvii genome contains these proteins:
- a CDS encoding S9 family peptidase, which translates to MANQNPAIPDEQPLTPFHDLDHYLSIPRVSGLALSPDGSRLVTTVSTLNGKGTEFASALWELDPAGQKHARRITRSAKGEAGAAFAANGDVYFTSARPDPDSPDEDPVSALWLLPADGGEARVVLSRPGGVSRVITAKGADAAFVTAEVLAGSADEEDDAERRKSRKDRKVSAILHSEYPVRYWDADLGPGQPRIFAVEEGETEGAGKPTTVDATAPLVLRNLTPDAGPRLREAETVVSPDGKTIYSGYTRPLAKADSRSILVAVDVASGNLKVLLDQEGMNYFPGPVSPDGRTLVVVSESDSTPRQAPEIKMHLLDVSGEAAGDAGLQPLAHDWDRWPKPAAWLPDGSGLLVTADDDGASPVFRVSVPSAAAEVGVTRVTQDAAAYSDVVISPEGRSAYALRSSYGFPAEAVRIDLATGETTRLPAPADRPAFPGRLERIAATAADGSRVPAYLALPEGASADQPAPLLLWIHGGPLGSWNAWTWRWNPWLLTAKGYAVLLPDPALSTGYGQSYIQRGWGAWGKAPFTDLMAVTDAATERPDIDQTRTAAMGGSFGGYMANWVAGNTDRFKAVVTHASLWALDQFGPTTDASQYWLKEMTEEMALENSPHLHAENISTPMLVIHGDKDYRVPIGEGLRLWYELLSKSKLAAGQDGQTPHRFLYFPDENHWVLKPQHAKVWYQVVEWFLAKNVLGQDLDLPAELGL; encoded by the coding sequence ATGGCTAATCAGAATCCGGCGATCCCGGACGAGCAACCGCTGACCCCTTTCCACGACCTCGACCATTACCTGTCCATCCCCCGGGTAAGCGGCCTGGCCCTGAGCCCGGACGGCTCGCGGCTGGTAACCACGGTGAGCACCTTGAACGGCAAGGGCACCGAATTCGCCAGCGCCCTGTGGGAGCTGGACCCTGCCGGGCAGAAGCACGCCCGGCGCATCACCCGCAGCGCGAAGGGCGAAGCCGGCGCCGCCTTCGCGGCCAACGGGGACGTCTACTTCACATCAGCCCGTCCCGATCCGGACAGCCCGGACGAGGATCCGGTGAGTGCGCTGTGGCTGCTTCCGGCCGACGGCGGTGAAGCGCGCGTGGTCCTTAGCCGGCCGGGCGGCGTCAGCAGGGTGATCACTGCCAAGGGCGCAGATGCTGCGTTTGTGACCGCCGAGGTCCTGGCGGGGTCAGCCGATGAGGAGGACGATGCCGAGCGGCGCAAGTCCCGCAAGGACAGGAAGGTTTCGGCCATCCTCCACAGCGAATATCCGGTCCGGTACTGGGACGCCGACCTGGGGCCGGGCCAGCCGCGGATTTTCGCGGTGGAAGAGGGGGAAACCGAAGGAGCCGGCAAGCCAACAACGGTTGACGCCACCGCACCCTTGGTCCTGCGCAACCTCACCCCCGACGCCGGTCCGCGGCTTCGGGAGGCGGAGACCGTGGTCAGTCCCGACGGGAAGACCATCTACAGCGGCTACACCAGGCCCCTTGCCAAGGCAGACAGCCGGTCCATCCTGGTGGCCGTGGATGTGGCATCCGGCAACCTGAAGGTACTGCTGGACCAGGAAGGCATGAACTACTTCCCGGGCCCGGTCAGCCCCGATGGGCGCACGCTTGTGGTGGTCAGCGAGAGCGATTCAACCCCGCGGCAGGCCCCCGAGATCAAGATGCACCTGCTCGACGTCTCTGGCGAGGCCGCCGGGGACGCCGGGCTCCAGCCTTTGGCGCACGACTGGGACCGCTGGCCCAAGCCGGCCGCGTGGCTTCCGGATGGCTCCGGCCTCCTGGTCACAGCGGACGACGACGGCGCGTCGCCGGTTTTCCGGGTCAGCGTTCCGTCGGCTGCCGCTGAGGTGGGCGTCACCCGGGTGACGCAGGACGCTGCGGCCTACTCCGACGTCGTCATTTCGCCGGAGGGGCGCAGCGCCTATGCCCTGCGCAGCTCGTACGGGTTCCCTGCCGAGGCCGTACGGATCGACCTTGCCACCGGGGAAACCACCCGCCTGCCTGCTCCAGCTGACCGGCCGGCCTTTCCGGGCAGGCTGGAGCGCATCGCCGCAACCGCTGCCGACGGCTCGCGCGTGCCCGCCTACCTCGCCCTCCCGGAAGGTGCTTCCGCTGACCAGCCGGCACCGCTGCTCCTGTGGATCCACGGCGGCCCGCTGGGATCCTGGAACGCGTGGACGTGGCGATGGAACCCCTGGCTCCTGACCGCGAAGGGGTACGCGGTTCTGCTGCCGGATCCGGCGCTGTCCACGGGTTATGGGCAGTCGTACATCCAGCGCGGCTGGGGTGCCTGGGGGAAGGCGCCCTTCACGGACCTCATGGCAGTGACCGATGCCGCCACAGAGCGCCCGGACATCGACCAGACCCGGACCGCGGCTATGGGCGGATCCTTCGGGGGCTACATGGCCAACTGGGTGGCGGGCAACACGGACCGGTTCAAAGCGGTTGTTACCCACGCCAGCCTCTGGGCCCTGGACCAGTTCGGGCCCACCACCGACGCATCGCAGTATTGGCTGAAGGAAATGACCGAGGAGATGGCGCTGGAGAACTCGCCGCACCTCCACGCCGAAAACATCAGCACCCCTATGCTGGTAATCCACGGCGACAAGGACTACCGGGTACCCATCGGCGAAGGCCTTCGGCTCTGGTACGAACTGCTTTCCAAGTCAAAGCTGGCGGCGGGCCAGGACGGCCAGACGCCGCACCGGTTCCTCTACTTCCCGGACGAGAACCACTGGGTCCTCAAGCCACAGCACGCCAAGGTCTGGTACCAGGTGGTGGAGTGGTTCCTGGCAAAGAACGTCCTGGGCCAGGACCTCGACCTGCCGGCGGAACTCGGCCTCTAA
- a CDS encoding amino-acid N-acetyltransferase, with protein MTDSFHIRPARTSDVPAIKRLVAPLAEERILMAKETVAYYESLQEFRIAESSDGEMIGCGALHVMWEDLAEIRTLAASGEWRGKGVGHVLVESLLEEAKALGVSRVFCLTFEVDFFKRHGFEVMADQSAVDPEVYSELLRSHDEGVAEFLDLARVKPNTLGNTRMIRAL; from the coding sequence GTGACCGACTCCTTCCACATCCGCCCAGCACGCACCAGCGACGTCCCTGCCATCAAGAGGCTGGTGGCGCCCTTGGCCGAGGAGCGCATCCTGATGGCGAAGGAGACGGTGGCCTATTACGAGAGCCTCCAGGAGTTCCGCATCGCCGAGTCCAGCGACGGCGAAATGATCGGCTGCGGAGCGCTGCATGTCATGTGGGAGGACCTGGCCGAGATCCGCACCCTTGCAGCGTCGGGGGAGTGGCGCGGCAAAGGGGTGGGGCATGTGCTGGTGGAGAGCCTGCTGGAGGAAGCCAAGGCGCTGGGAGTGTCCCGCGTCTTCTGCCTCACCTTTGAGGTGGACTTCTTCAAGCGCCATGGCTTCGAAGTGATGGCAGACCAGTCAGCGGTGGATCCGGAAGTCTATTCGGAGCTCCTGCGCTCCCACGACGAGGGCGTGGCTGAATTCCTGGACCTGGCACGCGTCAAGCCCAACACCCTGGGCAACACCCGGATGATCCGCGCACTGTAA